One Halarcobacter ebronensis genomic window carries:
- the nosD gene encoding nitrous oxide reductase family maturation protein NosD, giving the protein MKTLFLLIIFSFCFAKANLLQESINKASAYSTLKLQDGVYQGNIKINKPISIVAKGKNVVILGDNKNSVIEINSSNVNLKGLIIKGSGNRLDNRDSAIKISNSQNSIIDSCTIKDSLYGIDAGILTNSKIINNKISSKNLDLSLRGDAIKLYYSNNNLISNNEIYNSRDITFLYSNSNTFTKNHIENSRFSLYLERSNENIIENNHFFMNYVGLIFEGAKDTQIKANIIKNNLKQNSIGVMIKGVSNFLFEDNIVTFNTKAFYIDSKHNEDTIKRYFNSNEISYNIEAFHFHGAIKQNQIKENTIFGNIDDVVKTVRGNKTSNNIVEQNYWDNYSGFDSNKDSIGDTPYKIFQYADRLWHYNNKVKFFYATPIISILDFILNLAPFVEPVLLLEDTKPKVSLK; this is encoded by the coding sequence ATGAAAACTCTATTTTTATTAATAATATTTTCTTTTTGTTTTGCCAAAGCAAATCTTTTGCAAGAGAGTATTAACAAAGCCTCTGCCTATTCTACACTTAAACTTCAAGATGGAGTTTATCAAGGAAATATAAAAATAAACAAACCTATTTCCATAGTAGCAAAAGGGAAAAATGTAGTTATTTTAGGAGACAATAAAAATAGTGTAATTGAGATAAACTCTTCAAATGTAAACCTAAAAGGTCTTATTATTAAAGGAAGTGGTAATAGACTTGATAATCGTGACTCTGCAATAAAAATTTCCAACTCTCAAAATAGTATTATTGACTCTTGTACAATAAAAGATTCTTTATATGGAATTGATGCAGGAATACTAACAAATTCAAAAATTATTAATAATAAGATTAGTTCAAAAAACCTTGATCTCTCTTTAAGAGGAGATGCCATAAAACTTTACTATAGTAACAACAACTTAATAAGTAATAATGAAATATACAACTCAAGGGATATAACTTTTTTGTACTCAAATAGTAATACTTTTACAAAAAATCATATTGAAAACTCTAGATTTTCTCTCTATTTAGAAAGATCTAATGAAAATATAATTGAAAATAATCACTTTTTTATGAACTATGTTGGATTGATTTTTGAAGGGGCAAAAGATACCCAAATTAAGGCAAATATTATAAAAAACAATCTCAAACAAAATAGTATTGGTGTGATGATAAAAGGTGTTTCAAACTTCCTTTTTGAAGACAATATTGTTACATTTAATACAAAAGCTTTTTATATAGATTCAAAACACAATGAAGATACAATCAAAAGATATTTTAACTCAAATGAGATAAGCTACAACATTGAAGCTTTTCATTTTCATGGAGCCATAAAACAAAACCAAATTAAAGAGAATACAATATTTGGAAATATTGATGATGTTGTAAAAACAGTAAGAGGGAACAAAACTTCAAATAATATAGTTGAACAAAATTATTGGGATAACTATAGTGGATTTGATTCAAACAAAGACTCTATAGGAGATACTCCTTATAAAATTTTCCAATATGCTGATAGACTCTGGCACTACAATAATAAAGTAAAATTTTTCTATGCAACACCAATTATATCAATACTGGATTTTATACTAAATTTAGCTCCTTTTGTAGAACCTGTTCTTCTTTTGGAAGATACTAAACCAAAAGTAAGTTTAAAGTAA
- a CDS encoding aspartate/glutamate racemase family protein, whose translation MKKIGMLGGMSWESTATYYKLLNEEIKNRLGGLHSAKIILSSVDFEEIEKFQHSSLWDETAVILSNEAKAIEKAQADFLIICTNTMHKVVPQIEKNINIPILHIADATGEALVKDEITKVALLGTKFTMSEAFYKDRIKEKFGVEVVIPNEEEQDFIHKVIYKELCLGVCNKDSRDKYIKIIKRLEEQEQCQGVILGCTEISMLIKQGYVDIPIYDTTKIHAIAAIEKAIS comes from the coding sequence ATGAAAAAAATAGGAATGTTAGGTGGTATGAGTTGGGAGAGTACAGCTACATATTATAAACTTTTAAATGAAGAGATTAAAAATAGACTAGGTGGTTTACATAGTGCAAAAATTATCCTTTCAAGTGTAGATTTTGAAGAGATTGAAAAATTTCAACACAGTTCACTTTGGGATGAGACAGCAGTAATTCTTTCAAATGAAGCAAAAGCAATAGAAAAGGCACAAGCAGATTTTTTGATTATTTGTACAAATACAATGCACAAAGTTGTTCCTCAAATTGAGAAAAATATCAATATACCAATTTTACATATTGCAGATGCCACAGGGGAAGCTTTGGTAAAAGATGAGATAACAAAAGTAGCTTTATTGGGAACTAAATTTACAATGAGCGAAGCTTTTTACAAAGATAGAATTAAAGAAAAATTTGGTGTAGAAGTTGTAATTCCAAACGAAGAAGAGCAAGATTTTATTCATAAAGTAATCTACAAAGAGCTTTGTCTTGGAGTTTGTAACAAAGATTCAAGGGATAAATATATAAAAATAATAAAAAGATTAGAAGAACAAGAACAGTGTCAGGGAGTTATTCTTGGATGTACTGAAATCTCTATGCTAATAAAACAAGGATATGTTGATATTCCAATTTATGATACAACAAAAATCCATGCAATAGCTGCTATTGAAAAAGCAATCTCATAG
- a CDS encoding MFS transporter, protein MRKQLFPLALGGLGIGTTEFVIMGLLPDVAKDIDISIPSAGHLISAYALGVVIGAPILVALSAKFSPKHILITLMALFTIFNFLSSIAPDYYTLMLTRFLSGLPHGAFFGVGTVVASKLAKEGKAAQAIASMFTGLTLANLAMVPLVTFIGHHLHWRYAFGIVSLIGIATMLFLYFWMPKQKALRTVTFKEELEFFKTIKAWHILTIVSIGFGGLFAWFSYIAPLLIHVSNFEEGSVSYLMIVAGAGMVVGNIFGGYLADKKDPIKVSILLLSLLVTSLIIVFFFSESKLLSIILTFICGALAMSLGSPINMVMLKSAKHSEMLGAAFLQAAFNVSNTLGAFFGGIPLVFGLGYNYPALVGAGMAIFGVALCILFLKRYNM, encoded by the coding sequence ATGAGAAAACAACTATTCCCTCTTGCCCTTGGCGGTCTTGGTATTGGTACCACAGAATTTGTTATTATGGGATTACTTCCTGATGTAGCAAAAGATATTGATATCTCTATTCCTTCTGCTGGACATCTAATCTCAGCTTATGCCCTTGGAGTTGTAATTGGAGCGCCTATTTTAGTTGCTCTTAGTGCAAAATTTTCACCAAAACATATATTAATTACCCTAATGGCACTTTTTACAATATTCAATTTTTTATCTTCAATTGCTCCTGATTACTATACTCTAATGCTTACAAGATTTCTAAGTGGTCTTCCCCATGGAGCTTTTTTTGGAGTTGGAACTGTTGTTGCATCAAAACTTGCAAAAGAGGGTAAAGCTGCCCAAGCAATAGCCTCTATGTTTACAGGACTTACTCTTGCAAATTTAGCAATGGTTCCTTTAGTTACTTTCATAGGGCACCATCTTCATTGGAGATACGCTTTTGGTATAGTTTCACTAATTGGAATAGCAACTATGCTATTTTTATACTTTTGGATGCCAAAACAAAAAGCACTTAGAACAGTTACCTTTAAAGAGGAGTTAGAGTTTTTTAAAACCATCAAAGCTTGGCATATTCTAACTATTGTATCAATTGGATTTGGAGGACTTTTTGCTTGGTTTAGTTATATTGCGCCACTTTTAATCCATGTATCAAACTTTGAAGAAGGCAGTGTCTCTTATCTTATGATTGTTGCAGGGGCAGGTATGGTTGTAGGAAATATTTTTGGAGGATATTTGGCTGATAAAAAAGATCCAATAAAAGTCTCTATTCTTTTACTTTCACTACTTGTTACTTCATTAATTATTGTATTTTTCTTCTCGGAAAGCAAACTCTTGTCTATTATTCTAACTTTTATTTGTGGAGCATTAGCTATGTCTCTTGGCTCTCCTATAAATATGGTTATGTTAAAAAGTGCAAAACATTCAGAGATGCTAGGAGCTGCCTTTTTACAAGCAGCTTTTAATGTTTCAAATACACTTGGAGCATTTTTCGGAGGAATACCTTTAGTATTTGGACTTGGATATAATTATCCTGCTCTTGTGGGTGCAGGTATGGCAATTTTTGGAGTTGCACTTTGTATTTTATTTCTTAAAAGATATAATATGTAG
- a CDS encoding GDSL-type esterase/lipase family protein, with protein MKNNIEIVLLGDSLIKRGEWKTLLEKEGIINLGVDADTINRVIKRVDKVIDIKPKIVFLMIGINDLCISTPLENVFEEYKSLLKILKKASVKTVVHALFVTQMPSVNKKVEVFNLLLKEYCQKEKISFVDLNSYFSNEKNLLKEELTTDGLHLGQMAYKVWAYKLKQLIEELKLL; from the coding sequence ATGAAAAATAATATAGAGATTGTTTTACTTGGAGATTCTCTTATTAAAAGAGGAGAGTGGAAGACCCTTTTAGAAAAAGAGGGAATAATCAATCTTGGAGTTGATGCAGATACAATAAATAGGGTTATTAAAAGAGTTGACAAGGTTATAGATATAAAACCTAAAATTGTTTTTTTAATGATAGGAATAAATGATCTTTGTATCTCAACTCCTTTGGAAAATGTTTTTGAAGAGTATAAAAGTCTTTTAAAGATTTTAAAAAAAGCATCAGTAAAAACTGTTGTTCATGCTCTATTTGTGACTCAAATGCCTTCAGTTAATAAAAAAGTTGAAGTTTTTAATCTTTTATTAAAAGAGTATTGCCAAAAAGAGAAGATATCTTTTGTAGATTTGAATAGTTATTTTTCCAATGAAAAAAATCTTTTAAAAGAAGAGTTAACAACAGATGGTTTACATCTGGGGCAAATGGCCTATAAAGTCTGGGCATATAAGTTAAAACAATTGATAGAAGAGTTGAAGTTACTTTAA
- a CDS encoding LysE family translocator, which yields MGITDLYLFIIAGLLLNITPGADMLYILKSSFQRGFKGGVVSSFGVSFGCFVHVFLAASGLSALLHSSDTAFMIVKYLGVIYLIYLGVSLLISVEKKIDINVNQKDTQKIKKLFWQGFFINVLNPKVALFFITFLPQFIDINSQHKVLAPFILGVIFIFFGTIVNITISFFAIRVSSNMRVSTFISTLVKKVVGLLFIGFGLKLAMEKI from the coding sequence ATGGGTATAACTGATTTATATCTTTTTATAATAGCTGGACTTCTTCTAAACATCACTCCTGGTGCCGATATGCTTTATATCTTAAAAAGTAGTTTTCAAAGAGGTTTCAAAGGTGGAGTTGTTTCAAGTTTTGGGGTAAGTTTTGGATGTTTTGTTCATGTCTTTTTAGCTGCTTCTGGACTTAGTGCACTTTTACATAGCTCTGATACAGCCTTTATGATAGTTAAGTACTTAGGGGTAATATATTTGATTTATCTTGGAGTATCATTGTTAATTAGTGTTGAAAAGAAGATAGATATTAATGTTAACCAAAAAGATACTCAAAAGATTAAGAAACTTTTTTGGCAAGGGTTTTTTATAAATGTTCTAAATCCAAAGGTTGCTCTGTTTTTTATAACATTTTTGCCTCAATTTATAGATATAAATAGTCAACATAAAGTTTTAGCTCCATTTATTTTGGGAGTTATTTTTATATTTTTTGGAACAATAGTTAATATTACAATCTCATTTTTTGCAATAAGAGTTAGTTCAAATATGAGAGTTTCAACTTTTATTTCAACTTTGGTTAAAAAAGTAGTTGGACTACTTTTTATTGGCTTTGGACTTAAACTTGCAATGGAGAAGATATGA
- a CDS encoding alpha/beta fold hydrolase, which produces MSSLGYKTIGKGKNYIIFLHELMGDCRNYEPIFNYLDQEIFTCLFVDLRGYGLSKEIHGEYNCLEASNDVKDLITSLNITTYSLVGHSMSTLIAQKIALIDIRVKKLILITPIPAFGIKMNHYAKEALLNQMQENSNKIEQIVEDSSKRYNNSWKNYRIKMAYSSSTLEARVGYMKMYLNVDFQEEAQEKIDIAIKIIVGKHDFPVFAYNQVNKNFSKYKDVEIIECNEAGHYPMIETPIFFASHIEKWCL; this is translated from the coding sequence ATGTCTAGTTTAGGATATAAAACAATAGGAAAAGGGAAAAATTATATTATTTTTTTGCATGAGTTAATGGGAGATTGTAGAAACTATGAACCCATATTTAACTATTTAGACCAAGAAATTTTTACCTGCTTATTTGTAGATTTAAGGGGCTATGGTTTATCTAAAGAGATCCATGGAGAGTATAATTGCCTTGAAGCGTCCAATGATGTTAAGGATTTAATTACCTCTTTAAATATAACTACTTACTCTTTAGTTGGGCACTCTATGTCAACACTTATAGCACAAAAGATTGCTTTGATTGATATTAGAGTAAAAAAATTAATTCTAATAACACCCATTCCAGCCTTTGGAATAAAGATGAATCACTATGCAAAAGAGGCACTTCTAAATCAAATGCAAGAAAATAGTAATAAAATAGAGCAGATAGTAGAAGACTCTTCAAAAAGATACAATAACTCTTGGAAAAATTATAGAATAAAAATGGCTTACAGCTCTTCAACACTAGAAGCAAGAGTTGGTTATATGAAGATGTACTTAAATGTAGATTTTCAAGAAGAGGCACAAGAAAAAATTGATATTGCTATTAAGATTATTGTAGGAAAACATGATTTTCCTGTTTTTGCATATAACCAAGTAAATAAAAACTTTTCCAAATACAAAGATGTTGAGATAATTGAATGTAATGAAGCGGGGCACTATCCCATGATAGAAACTCCCATATTTTTTGCTTCACATATTGAAAAATGGTGTTTATAA
- a CDS encoding endonuclease/exonuclease/phosphatase family protein, whose amino-acid sequence MNIKIATFNLFQFCAPPYSWYFKKDKFNENEWEKKKEWLNSQIESIDCDIIGFQEVFSQKELQRQVKALGFKYFVTVDKPKLDENNETIFTTTTLALASKFPIKKVEKVTSTLEGFNFSRKPIKALISLPNGIDITFYVNHFKSNRLNEFEHIFKKEDSVEYKKKKVFELLNNLPSQKQRLQEASLLYSDFLKTETPIISLCDLNDKEFSLTLDCLTNQTFHQEQEKNSFLLFDAFYLLNSDEKRVPTSYYKGVGNVLDYIHVSKEFLKEIGEVVSYKVWDEHLKQNKNGSLLQSDHAIVSCEISIY is encoded by the coding sequence ATGAATATAAAAATTGCAACCTTTAACCTTTTTCAATTTTGTGCGCCCCCATACTCTTGGTACTTTAAAAAAGATAAATTCAATGAGAATGAGTGGGAAAAGAAAAAAGAGTGGCTAAACTCTCAAATTGAAAGTATAGATTGCGATATAATAGGTTTTCAAGAGGTATTTTCACAAAAGGAGTTACAGAGGCAAGTTAAAGCTTTAGGTTTTAAATACTTTGTAACTGTCGATAAGCCCAAACTTGATGAGAACAATGAAACAATTTTTACAACTACAACTTTAGCCCTTGCTTCAAAATTTCCAATTAAAAAAGTTGAAAAAGTTACCTCAACATTAGAAGGGTTTAACTTTTCAAGGAAACCAATAAAAGCTTTGATTAGCTTACCAAATGGGATAGATATAACCTTTTATGTAAATCATTTTAAATCAAATAGATTAAATGAATTTGAACATATATTTAAAAAAGAAGATAGTGTAGAGTATAAGAAAAAAAAGGTATTTGAACTATTAAATAATCTTCCCTCACAAAAACAAAGATTGCAAGAGGCTTCTCTTCTCTATTCTGATTTTTTAAAAACAGAAACTCCCATCATCTCCCTTTGTGATTTAAATGATAAAGAGTTCAGTTTAACTCTAGATTGTCTAACAAATCAAACTTTTCATCAAGAACAAGAGAAGAACTCTTTTCTTCTTTTTGATGCCTTTTATCTTTTAAACAGTGATGAAAAAAGAGTTCCAACAAGTTATTACAAAGGAGTTGGAAATGTACTTGACTATATTCATGTTTCAAAAGAGTTCTTAAAAGAGATAGGAGAAGTTGTATCATATAAAGTTTGGGATGAACATCTAAAACAGAATAAAAATGGCTCTTTATTGCAAAGTGATCATGCAATAGTTAGTTGTGAAATCTCTATTTACTAA
- a CDS encoding energy-coupling factor transporter transmembrane component T family protein, whose amino-acid sequence MSKFNSSVILVSAFLYSIFISFNSVELIFLLPIAFLLLFEYKELIKLIKKLLFLNLFIGMIFIILLLQGDFENALNIYIRTNMIIFFNLLLFLKSSGYDVVRALNELRFPKKFVSSVYFSLKMIQTLSDEFKKMKQTLKSRGFRANSSLFTYETYGNLFGHIFVKSIKKAAALQDSFELRGFNGRIYLINSSSLTYYDVLLLFIICMLYVKEVVV is encoded by the coding sequence GTGAGTAAGTTTAACTCTTCTGTTATTTTAGTTAGTGCTTTTTTATACTCTATTTTTATTAGCTTTAATAGCGTTGAGTTAATCTTTTTATTACCTATAGCTTTTTTGCTTCTTTTTGAGTATAAAGAGCTTATAAAACTTATTAAAAAACTTTTATTTTTAAATCTATTTATAGGGATGATTTTTATTATATTGCTTCTACAAGGGGATTTTGAAAATGCTCTTAATATCTATATTAGAACAAATATGATTATATTTTTCAATCTTCTTCTTTTCCTAAAATCAAGTGGTTATGATGTTGTTAGAGCTTTAAATGAGCTAAGGTTTCCAAAAAAGTTTGTAAGTAGTGTATATTTTTCACTAAAGATGATACAGACTCTAAGTGATGAGTTTAAAAAGATGAAACAGACTTTAAAATCAAGAGGTTTTAGAGCAAACTCTTCTTTGTTTACCTATGAAACCTATGGAAATCTTTTTGGTCATATCTTTGTAAAATCAATAAAAAAAGCAGCAGCATTGCAAGACTCATTTGAATTAAGGGGATTTAATGGTAGAATCTACTTAATAAACAGTTCTTCACTTACTTATTATGATGTGTTGTTACTCTTTATAATTTGTATGTTGTATGTAAAAGAGGTAGTTGTATGA
- a CDS encoding energy-coupling factor ABC transporter ATP-binding protein, translated as MSCSINLKELGYKNSTKDVFNSVTLNVSHEEKVAIIGANGSGKSSLLKIIAGLITPTSGGVFLFHDEMKSLKDFRKYRCDIGYLPQDVSDHFLCPTVIEDVMFALRAKGKSKDDAYKKSYEMLQSLGIVHLENRNIYDLSGGEQKIVALAGILITEPKILLLDEPTNALDEDAEQKIIDILNSIKKSMIIVSHHKTFIEKLAPTVYKLNKDGLNRL; from the coding sequence ATGAGTTGTTCCATAAACTTGAAGGAACTTGGTTATAAAAATTCAACAAAAGATGTTTTTAATAGTGTAACTTTAAATGTATCCCATGAAGAAAAGGTAGCAATCATAGGTGCAAATGGAAGTGGGAAAAGCTCTCTTTTAAAAATTATTGCGGGATTAATAACTCCAACTTCTGGTGGAGTCTTTCTTTTTCATGATGAGATGAAATCTTTAAAAGATTTTAGAAAATATAGATGTGACATAGGTTACCTTCCCCAAGATGTAAGTGATCATTTTTTATGTCCAACAGTTATTGAAGATGTAATGTTTGCCCTAAGAGCAAAGGGTAAAAGCAAAGACGATGCATATAAAAAATCTTATGAAATGCTGCAAAGTTTAGGAATTGTACATTTAGAAAATAGAAATATCTATGATCTAAGTGGTGGAGAACAAAAGATTGTAGCATTAGCTGGAATTTTAATAACAGAGCCTAAAATACTTCTTTTAGATGAGCCAACAAATGCCCTTGATGAAGATGCAGAACAAAAAATTATTGATATTTTAAACTCAATAAAAAAATCTATGATAATAGTATCTCACCATAAAACTTTTATTGAAAAACTTGCGCCAACTGTGTATAAACTAAATAAAGATGGATTAAATAGACTCTAA
- the cbiM gene encoding cobalt transporter CbiM, whose translation MHISDGILSSEVVIATSVIGVAMVAYSLKNLKTENIALIAAMGAIFFIASFIHIPLGPTSIHLILTGVIGILIGPLAFLSILIALLFQAILLGYGGLTSLGANLIIMALPSYLTYLFVKRGYLNFMNIKIKYFMIGFIPVLLSTLLLALVLAISKDEYLYASYTLILANAPAMFIEGLITIFLINYLKKSIPNLLDGVKL comes from the coding sequence ATGCATATATCAGATGGTATCTTATCAAGTGAAGTAGTTATAGCAACATCAGTTATTGGTGTTGCTATGGTTGCATATTCACTTAAAAATTTAAAAACAGAGAATATAGCACTTATTGCAGCAATGGGTGCTATATTTTTTATTGCTTCATTTATACATATTCCTTTGGGACCAACAAGTATACATCTAATATTAACAGGTGTTATAGGTATATTAATAGGCCCCTTAGCTTTTCTTAGCATACTTATAGCACTTCTGTTTCAAGCAATACTTTTAGGGTATGGAGGACTAACCTCTCTTGGTGCAAACTTAATAATTATGGCACTCCCTTCATACCTTACCTATCTATTTGTAAAAAGGGGTTACTTAAATTTTATGAATATAAAGATTAAATATTTTATGATAGGATTTATTCCTGTATTGCTGTCAACTCTTCTTTTAGCTCTTGTATTAGCAATCTCTAAAGATGAGTATTTATATGCCTCATACACCCTTATTTTAGCAAATGCACCAGCTATGTTTATTGAAGGATTGATTACAATTTTCTTAATAAATTATCTAAAAAAATCAATTCCAAATCTACTTGATGGGGTAAAATTATGA